From the Helicoverpa armigera isolate CAAS_96S chromosome 16, ASM3070526v1, whole genome shotgun sequence genome, one window contains:
- the LOC110384504 gene encoding xaa-Pro dipeptidase isoform X1, which yields MLRSRCLILLRKQCLLAKSHNNRCSFVVVRRNLYQLQSFLRLSSVLYRLASAPSVSFTSSAKMAAATWSMGPGTLEVPLSLFAKNRNRLADKLKSGQVVVLEGGEDISHYDTDIEYVFRQEAYFTWICGVREPGCYFALDVGTRKSYLFVPRLPEDYEIWMGRLLSCEDFKKLYAVDEVHYVDELQTVLKSLKPEKLLTLCGPNTDSGLTAKEASFEGIDEFQVDNETLFPIIAELRVVKTPEEIEVLRYVCKISSDAHKQVMLYAKPGRKEYQCESVFLDHCYRVGGCRHVSYTCICGSGDTGATLHYGHAGAPNTKMIEDGDMCLFDMGGNYAGYAADITCSFPANGKFTEDQKLIYEAVLAGRDAVIREAKPGVLWTDMHLAANRAMLEHLKKGGLLIGDVNEMIEAGIHGILQPHGLGHLLGLDVHDVGGYLPHCPPRPSGPLARLRMARPLLANMTLTIEPGCYFIPRLLNAAKNNPAQEKFINWEKLEKFRGFGGVRIEDDVLITETGVENLTFVPRTVAEIEEHMAKGANFDKC from the exons ATGTTAAGAAGtcgttgtttaattttattgagaaaacAATGTTTACTCGCCAAATCACATAACAACAGATGTAGTTTTGTTGTAGTGCGTCGCAATCTATATCAATTACAAAGTTTTTTGCGCTTATCATCAGTTTTATACCGGTTGGCAAGTGCGCCTAGCGTCAGTTTCACTTCGTCAGCGAAGATGGCTGCAGCTACGTGGTCTATGGGTCCGGGAACGCTCGAGGTGCCATTATCTCTGTTTGCCAAGAACAGAAATCGACTGGCCGATAAACTGAAGAGTGGCCAGGTAGTTGTGCTGGAAGGTGGAGAAGATATCAGCCACTATGACACCGACATCGAATATGTGTTTAGACag GAAGCTTACTTCACTTGGATATGTGGAGTCCGAGAGCCAGGCTGCTACTTCGCCTTGGACGTGGGTACCAGGAAATCATACCTCTTTGTGCCCCGCCTCCCAGAAGACTATGAAATCTGGATGGGCAGGCTACTAAGTTGTGAAGACTTCAAAAAACTGTATGCAGTTGATGAAGTACATTATGTAGATGag CTTCAAACTGTTCTCAAGAGCTTGAAGCCAGAGAAATTATTGACCCTG TGTGGTCCCAACACGGACAGTGGGTTGACAGCGAAGGAGGCATCTTTTGAAGGCATTGATGA gtTCCAAGTGGACAACGAAACACTATTTCCTATCATTGCCGAACT gCGAGTTGTCAAGACCCCTGAGGAGATTGAAGTACTGCGATATGTCTGCAAGATATCTTCTGATGCACATAAGcag GTGATGCTCTATGCCAAGCCGGGCCGCAAGGAGTATCAATGCGAGTCAGTGTTCCTAGACCACTGCTACCGAGTGGGCGGTTGTCGTCATGTGTCCTACACCTGTATCTGTGGTTCGGGTGACACAGGTGCAACCTTGCACTATGGTCACGCTGGTGCACCTAATACCAAGATGATTGAAGATGGAGATATGTG tTTGTTCGACATGGGCGGCAACTATGCCGGTTATGCTGCAGACATAACCTGCTCTTTTCCCGCCAACGGCAAATTCACTGAAGACCAGAAACTCATCTACGAAGCAGTACTGGCTGGAAGGGATGCTGTCATCAg GGAAGCTAAACCGGGGGTATTGTGGACAGATATGCACCTCGCTGCTAATAGAGCGATGCTTGAACATTTGAAGAAAGGTGGTCTGCTTATAGGTGACGTCAATGAAATGATTGAG GCTGGCATCCACGGCATCCTGCAGCCGCACGGTCTGGGGCACCTGTTGGGGCTGGACGTGCACGACGTGGGCGGCTACCTGCCGCACTGCCCGCCGCGCCCCAGCGGCCCGCTCGCCAGGCTCCGCATGGCCAGACCGCTGCTCGCTAATATGACGCTCACTATCGAACCTGGATGCTACTTCATACCGAGG CTCTTGAACGCGGCTAAGAACAATCCAGCGCAGGAGAAATTCATCAACTGGGAGAAATTGGAGAAGTTCCGCGGCTTTGGTGGTGTCCGTATCGAAGATGACGTGCTTATAACAGAAACGGGAGTTGAAAACCTCACCTTTGTGCCCAGGAC TGTGGCTGAAATTGAAGAGCATATGGCAAAGGGGGCAAATTTTGATAAATGCTGA
- the LOC110384504 gene encoding xaa-Pro dipeptidase isoform X2, with product MAAATWSMGPGTLEVPLSLFAKNRNRLADKLKSGQVVVLEGGEDISHYDTDIEYVFRQEAYFTWICGVREPGCYFALDVGTRKSYLFVPRLPEDYEIWMGRLLSCEDFKKLYAVDEVHYVDELQTVLKSLKPEKLLTLCGPNTDSGLTAKEASFEGIDEFQVDNETLFPIIAELRVVKTPEEIEVLRYVCKISSDAHKQVMLYAKPGRKEYQCESVFLDHCYRVGGCRHVSYTCICGSGDTGATLHYGHAGAPNTKMIEDGDMCLFDMGGNYAGYAADITCSFPANGKFTEDQKLIYEAVLAGRDAVIREAKPGVLWTDMHLAANRAMLEHLKKGGLLIGDVNEMIEAGIHGILQPHGLGHLLGLDVHDVGGYLPHCPPRPSGPLARLRMARPLLANMTLTIEPGCYFIPRLLNAAKNNPAQEKFINWEKLEKFRGFGGVRIEDDVLITETGVENLTFVPRTVAEIEEHMAKGANFDKC from the exons ATGGCTGCAGCTACGTGGTCTATGGGTCCGGGAACGCTCGAGGTGCCATTATCTCTGTTTGCCAAGAACAGAAATCGACTGGCCGATAAACTGAAGAGTGGCCAGGTAGTTGTGCTGGAAGGTGGAGAAGATATCAGCCACTATGACACCGACATCGAATATGTGTTTAGACag GAAGCTTACTTCACTTGGATATGTGGAGTCCGAGAGCCAGGCTGCTACTTCGCCTTGGACGTGGGTACCAGGAAATCATACCTCTTTGTGCCCCGCCTCCCAGAAGACTATGAAATCTGGATGGGCAGGCTACTAAGTTGTGAAGACTTCAAAAAACTGTATGCAGTTGATGAAGTACATTATGTAGATGag CTTCAAACTGTTCTCAAGAGCTTGAAGCCAGAGAAATTATTGACCCTG TGTGGTCCCAACACGGACAGTGGGTTGACAGCGAAGGAGGCATCTTTTGAAGGCATTGATGA gtTCCAAGTGGACAACGAAACACTATTTCCTATCATTGCCGAACT gCGAGTTGTCAAGACCCCTGAGGAGATTGAAGTACTGCGATATGTCTGCAAGATATCTTCTGATGCACATAAGcag GTGATGCTCTATGCCAAGCCGGGCCGCAAGGAGTATCAATGCGAGTCAGTGTTCCTAGACCACTGCTACCGAGTGGGCGGTTGTCGTCATGTGTCCTACACCTGTATCTGTGGTTCGGGTGACACAGGTGCAACCTTGCACTATGGTCACGCTGGTGCACCTAATACCAAGATGATTGAAGATGGAGATATGTG tTTGTTCGACATGGGCGGCAACTATGCCGGTTATGCTGCAGACATAACCTGCTCTTTTCCCGCCAACGGCAAATTCACTGAAGACCAGAAACTCATCTACGAAGCAGTACTGGCTGGAAGGGATGCTGTCATCAg GGAAGCTAAACCGGGGGTATTGTGGACAGATATGCACCTCGCTGCTAATAGAGCGATGCTTGAACATTTGAAGAAAGGTGGTCTGCTTATAGGTGACGTCAATGAAATGATTGAG GCTGGCATCCACGGCATCCTGCAGCCGCACGGTCTGGGGCACCTGTTGGGGCTGGACGTGCACGACGTGGGCGGCTACCTGCCGCACTGCCCGCCGCGCCCCAGCGGCCCGCTCGCCAGGCTCCGCATGGCCAGACCGCTGCTCGCTAATATGACGCTCACTATCGAACCTGGATGCTACTTCATACCGAGG CTCTTGAACGCGGCTAAGAACAATCCAGCGCAGGAGAAATTCATCAACTGGGAGAAATTGGAGAAGTTCCGCGGCTTTGGTGGTGTCCGTATCGAAGATGACGTGCTTATAACAGAAACGGGAGTTGAAAACCTCACCTTTGTGCCCAGGAC TGTGGCTGAAATTGAAGAGCATATGGCAAAGGGGGCAAATTTTGATAAATGCTGA